In Hyla sarda isolate aHylSar1 chromosome 12, aHylSar1.hap1, whole genome shotgun sequence, a genomic segment contains:
- the LOC130296520 gene encoding homeobox protein PKNOX1-like: MMEEMEAAHHSDAKEHEPCVIKKKRVPKRECLPKFTERSSRILNDWLYEHRDYPYPSKAEKGILSIQTRLNEHQISVWFTNARRRVLPDLLLMEGKDIKQIKYSRKRYKTSESSSLVDQTPIEIPTMQPLELFTITQAEPQIIPSMLVVSQHPIYIVPAESHDLVIQNVAPAMMAEEDDAPGELPDIYPCHSADELGQSPVSASSPCSVEDANNSSLQILALVATQCIGETEDEEARREAAISALDMLQY, encoded by the exons ATGATGGAGGAAATGGAAGCCGCCCATCACAGTGATGCCAAAGAACATGAGCCATGTGTGATAAAGAAGAAGAGAGTACCCAAGAGGGAGTGCTTGCCAAAATTCACAGAAAGATCTTCCAGGATCCTAAATGATTGGTTGTATGAACATAGAGATTATCCATATCCATCTAAGGCGGAGAAAGGTATCTTGTCGATACAAACTCGCCTCAACGAACACCAG atATCTGTATGGTTTACCAATGCCCGGCGTAGAGTCCTGCCTGACCTGCTCCTTATGGAGGGAAAGGACATTAAACAAATTAAATACAGCCGAAAAAGATACAAGACCTCAGAGTCGTCTTCTCTTGTTGATCAAACACCTATTGAAATACCTACAATGCAACCACTTGAGCTCTTCACCATAACACAAGCGGAGCCCCAAATTATTCCAAGCATGTTGGTGGTTTCCCAACACCCAATTTATATCGTTCCCGCAGAAAGTCATGACCTCGTCATACAAAATGTGGCCCCCGCCATGATggctgaagaagatgacgcaccAGGGGAATTGCCCGACATATATCCTTGCCACTCCGCAGACGAGCTTGGACAATCCCCTGTCTCTGCCTCTTCCCCTTGCTCTGTCGAGGATGCAAACAACAGCAGCTTACAGATCCTGGCGCTCGTGGCGACACAATGTATCGGTGAAACGGAGGACGAGGAGGCCAGACGTGAGGCTGCCATAAGTGCGCTCGACATGCTTCAATATTGA